One Calliopsis andreniformis isolate RMS-2024a chromosome 9, iyCalAndr_principal, whole genome shotgun sequence genomic window carries:
- the Pan2 gene encoding PAN2-PAN3 deadenylation complex catalytic subunit PAN2 isoform X1 → MDYPVLGHYDPSVEATDESGGDEQELLWEETSYVLTTEEYVPATEQFGEDFAGAEFQETRTLLADGGDRFGVSTVTFDTVEELMWMGNQGGHVTSYYGAGLQKYTSFQVHATQEVRHIHPLDEGILILSQSSLRCQLRRGIPIFTHTSSNMVDMQCMLQISPTRLLMGGHQEKIIDFNLTRGKETGVVNVGESGCAILRQHSRLICAGNPAGRIDLRDPNTLSVEHTFDTHSGSLSDFDVQGNYLVTCGFSNSRQGLSVDRFLMAYDLRQMRALSPVTTLVYPFLLKFLPSYSSRLAVVSPLGQMQLLDTIYANVQPPLTCLYQVATGGAMILSFDVSSTSQCLCFGDSAGSIHLMSTNTAEPQFNTFSRPTEFADPVETIQSIPFDDDITPLSTIPIVYTGHPLLSDWPEEYLKKVYRKTPPIDPEILRTMKMQGTIGYAPNPQAFRRNQIPYNLEKRRGVVAKLFAGDSRSKTDDGTFVAIPKRYRKIEVKYSRLGYDEFDFDQYNRTSFCGLEATLPNSYCNAMLQLLYYCEPVRIALLSHSCQREFCLSCELGFLFHMLDTSRGLPCQAANFLRAFRTVPEAAALGLILSDLHPEAKRKTNLIRLIQSWNRFILHQIHYEILETRKRQQEEEEAARLKSGPKCPPFVYNEQDFPAILQDIGSRYRSHDEERKKRRKQEEDGKYMWITSKDKNSKKCIEENEVRDEETEISRLFGSEQMHIHRCLRCEQEATKHSIMLLCNLVYPELTHPSEEVPFTSVLARSLRPKKITPAWCDSCQKFTSTLQSRQLTTLPQILALNCGLDTQQDKTFWQTQMDIVVQKVLSGKESSPSSSPVPVTIKPCRYGNNCTRIGCRFRHIGRDPENALTSPVTPPTTTTSAPTPPSHLYYSHSWIPHNIEISLDSNGELFVEKLNSPKNDSTESTKSVTEKAIVENGQGDGKAQAQDPETANANTEETETENHVTVDADNGNGESANATEKSLNKVSKVQYSLSAVVCYIDDKNNEDRRNIVALLRVGPNYHERSAGSAVSQWYIFNDFCISAVTPEEAVWFNLDWKIPCVLHYTAVPAPEPTPFVSPLTYDVFGEDKCVARSGGTRGITFTPLTSDEMPKKGELVGIDAEFVTLNQEEAELRSDGKMSTIKPSHMSVARITCIRGQGPLEGTPFIDDYISTQEQVVDYLTKFSGIQPGDLDANFSSKHLTTLKSTYQKLRFLVDNGIMFVGHGLKNDFRVINLVVPPEQIVDTVLLFHLPHHRMVSLRFLTWHFLGKKIQSETHDSTEDARAALELYRKYKELESSGKLADSLKELYNIGNQLQWKVPDS, encoded by the exons ATGGACTACCCGGTTTTGGGCCACTACGACCCCTCCGTAGAGGCCACAGATGAGAGTGGCGGGGACGAGCAAGAGCTGCTTT GGGAAGAAACAAGTTACGTCTTAACCACTGAAGAATATGTACCTGCAACGGAACAGTTTGGAGAAGATTTTGCTGGAGCAGAGTTTCAGGAAACTCGTACTCTGCTCGCAGATGGGGGGGATAGATTTGGAGTTTCGACTGTTACTTTTGATACTGTTGAGGAACTTATGTGGATGGGGAATCAAGGG GGACATGTAACATCTTATTATGGGGCTGGTTTACAAAAATACACTTCTTTTCAAGTACATGCTACACAGGAAGTTCGACACATTCACCCATTAGATGAAGGGATTTTAATTTTATCACAGAGTTCATTGAGATGCCAATTGAGGAGAGGCATTCCAATATTTACACATAC GTCATCGAATATGGTGGATATGCAATGTATGCTCCAAATTTCACCAACAAGACTTCTTATGGGGGGGCACCAGGAAAAAATAATTGATTTTAATCTTACTAGGGGAAAAGAGACTGGAGTA GTAAATGTAGGAGAAAGTGGTTGTGCAATTTTAAGGCAGCATAGTAGACTCATATGTGCTGGTAATCCTGCAGGGAGAATTGATCTTAGGGATCCTAATACATTATCAGTAGAACATACTTTTGACACCCACAGCGGTTCTCTGAGTGATTTCGATGTTCAAGGCAACTATCTTGTTACTTGTGGGTTTAGCAACAG tcgtCAAGGTCTCTCAGTAGATCGGTTTTTAATGGCCTATGATTTGAGACAAATGAGAGCTTTAAGTCCTGTTACGACTCTGGTGTATCCTTTCTTATTGAAGTTCCTACCCAGTTATTCCAGCCGCTTAGCTGTTGTGTCGCCACTGGGACAAATGCAACTTCTTGATACTATTTATGCTAATGTACAGCCACCTTTGACTTGTTTATATCAG GTTGCCACTGGTGGTGCAATGATATTATCATTTGATGTATCCTCGACATCTCAGTGTCTTTGTTTTGGAGACTCAGCGGGTTCCATACATCTTATGTCCACAAATACAGCAGAACCTCAGTTTAATACATTCTCTAGACCAACAGAATTTGCTGATCCAGTCGAAACAATTCAATCAATACCATTTGATGATGATATTACACCACTAAGCACAATACCTATTGTTTATACTGGGCATCCATTATTGAGTGATTGGCCAGAAGAATATCTCAAAAAAGTTTATAG GAAAACCCCGCCAATCGATCCAGAAATTCTAcgcacaatgaaaatgcaaggaACAATAGGTTATGCCCCAAATCCTCAGGCTTTTCGCAGAAATCAA ATACCTTACAATTTGGAAAAACGACGTGGCGTAGTTGCAAAACTTTTCGCGGGAGACTCACGGTCAAAAACAGATGACGGCACCTTTGTAGCCATACCTAAGCGTTACCGTAAAATTGAGGTGAAATACTCACGTCTCGGTTATGATGAGTTCGATTTCGATCAGTACAATCGCACCAGCTTCTGCGGCCTGGAGGCTACACTCCCCAACAGTTATTGTAATGCTATGTTACAG CTACTGTATTACTGTGAGCCTGTGAGGATAGCTCTACTCTCTCACTCGTGCCAAAGAGAATTTTGCCTATCTTGCGAACTAGGGTTCTTGTTTCACATGCTGGACACTTCACGAGGACTCCCTTGCCAAGCTGCTAACTTCCTCCGAGCTTTCAGGACCGTCCCAGAAGCGGCAGCTCTGGGACTTATATTGAGTGATCTGCACCCGGAAGCAAAAAGAAAAACGAACTTAATTAGGCTCATTCAG AGTTGGAATAGGTTCATTCTGCATCAAATACATTATGAAATACTGGAAACAAGGAAAAGACAACAGGAGGAAGAGGAAGCAGCGCGTCTTAAATCAGGTCCCAAATGCCCACCCTTTGTTTATAATGAGCAAGACTTTCCTGCCATTTTACAGGACATTGGTTCTCGGTACAGGAGTCACGACGAAGAGAGGAAGAAAAGGAGGAAGCAAGAGGAGGATGGTAAATATATGTGGATCACATCGAAAG ATAAGAACAGTAAAAAATGTATTGAAGAAAATGAGGTACGAGATGAAGAAACAGAGATCAGTCGACTTTTTGGATCCGAGCAAATGCACATACATCGCTGTCTCAGATGTGAACAAGAAGCTACGAAACATTCCATTATGCTGTTATGCAACTTAGTTTATCCGGAATTAACACACCCTT CAGAAGAAGTTCCGTTTACAAGTGTTCTTGCTCGCAGTTTAAGACCCAAGAAAATTACACCTGCATGGTGTGATAGTTGTCAGAAATTCACATCCACTCTCCAGTCTCGGCAATTGACTACACTACCTCAAATATTGGCTTTAAACTGTGGTTTAGATACACAACAG GATAAAACCTTTTGGCAAACTCAGATGGATATTGTCGTTCAGAAAGTACTAAGTGGAAAAGAAAGTAGTCCGTCTTCAAGTCCCGTCCCAGTTACCATAAAGCCCTGTCGATATGGTAACAACTGCACTCGAATTGGTTGTAGATTCAGACACATTGGCAGAGATCCAG AAAACGCGTTGACATCACCTGTAACACCACCTACAACCACTACATCTGCCCCAACACCCCCTAGTCATTTATATTATTCCCATTCATGGATTCCACACAACATTGAAATTTCTCTTGATAGTAACGGTGAACTATTCGTCGAAAAACTGAATTCCCCAAAAAATGATTCTACCGAAAGTACTAAGTCTGTAACAGAAAAAGCCATAGTAGAAAATGGACAAGGTGATGGTAAAGCTCAAGCTCAAGACCCCGAAACTGCAAACGCGAATACCGAAgaaacagaaacagaaaatcaTGTTACCGTGGATGCGGATAATGGAAATGGCGAAAGCGCCAACGCGACTGAGAAAAGTTTAAATAAAGTAAGCAAAGTGCAGTATAGCCTTAGTGCTGTTGTTTGTTACATTGATGATAAAAACAACGAAGATAGAAGGAATATCGTCGCGCTACTGCGGGTTGGACCAAATTATCATGAAAGATCAGCTGGGAGCGCGGTGTCACAGTGGTACATTTTTAATGACTTTTG CATATCAGCTGTAACGCCAGAGGAAGCAGTATGGTTCAATCTCGATTGGAAGATTCCCTGCGTCCTGCATTACACGGCTGTACCAGCACCTGAACCTACCCCATTTGTCAGTCCTCTAACATACGACGTATTCGGTGAAGACAAATGTGTTGCTCGTAGCGGAGGAACACGAGGCATCACGTTTACTCCACTAACATCAGACGAAATGCCGAAAAAAG GGGAACTGGTAGGGATCGATGCAGAGTTTGTTACTCTGAATCAAGAAGAAGCTGAACTTCGGAGCGATGGAAAAATGTCTACTATAAAACCAAGTCATATGTCTGTGGCCCGCATCACTTGTATACGGGG GCAAGGTCCTTTGGAAGGCACTCCCTTCATCGATGACTACATCAGCACTCAAGAACAAGTGGTTGATTACCTAACCAAATTCAGTGGTATTCAACCTGGAGATTTGGATGCTAATTTCAGCAGTAAACATTTAACTACACTTAAGTCAACATACCAGAAATTGCGGTTCTTGGTTGACAATGGAATAATGTTTGTTGGACACGGTCTAAAAAATGATTTTAG GGTAATAAATTTAGTTGTACCCCCGGAGCAAATTGTAGATACAGTATTGCTGTTCCATTTACCTCATCATCGTATGGTATCACTGCGTTTTCTAACGTGGCACTTCCTGGGCAAAAAAATTCAATCTGAAACGCACGATTCGACCGAGGATGCACGCGCTGCTCTCGAATTATATCGCAAGTACAAAGAATTAGAAAGTTCTGGAAAATTAGCCGATTCGTTAAAAGAGCTTTACAACATTGGCAATCAATTACAGTGGAAA GTTCCGGACAGCTGA